The sequence AATAAGATTTAAGCCTTTCTCCTTAATAAGGAGAGAGGTACTCTACGAGAAAACGCTCCGCGTTCATGGAGAGAGGTCAAAACTATTGCTATAACAGTAAATATCTACCCAGAGGAAAAATCATGGCTGAGTATAGAAGAGTAGAATATCGCATTGGGAAAGACGGTAAAATCACTGAAACAGTCATCGGCGCTTCCGGTGCTGGCTGTACCGAAACCACTTCCGGAATAGAAGACGCTTTAGGTAAAGTTGAATCTCAAGAATTGCTCCCCGAATATTACGAAGGGGAAGAAAACATTACTTCAACGGAAAATCAATCTTTGAAAAATAAAAACGGATAAGGTTAAAGGTTAAAGCTTAAAAGTCAAAAGTAGAAATCGATTGTTAATTGTTCAATGTTAATTGATAATTGTCTACCCCCTCTCCCCCCTCTAATCCAAAATGACAATTGTCTACACATCATTAATATTCATCTTTATCCTAGTCGCAACCGTTGCGTTTCTACGGTTTCTCCTTGCACGTATTTACGCTACAGGAAATCGCAATGACGAATTACTCTTACAATTAATGCGTGAAAATAAAATCCTTAATTGGAATCAGTTGCAACAAAAATCCGGCTTAAGTAATTCTGCCATGTGGAAATTGCGAGACTCTGACGGGACTTCGTTGACTTTGGAACAACTGAAAACAACTGCGAACGCGCTCAATATGCCGCTAGGAAATTTTCTCTATAAATTGGGAATTCTTCCACCACATCCAGAATTAGAAAGTAAACGTCGAGAATGTTTGCAATTACAGCAGCAGATAGAAAAGTTGAATCAAGAAAAAGAAACTTTGCGAAAAGATGGTTTGCGATTGCATTCCGAATTACAACAGCAGCAACTTGAATTAACCCAGGAATTTCGGAAATCAACATTTGAAAAACTGCAAACCCTGCTTGTCAATTATCCCAGCATTCATCAAATGGTAAACGTAAAACCAGAATTACCAGCAAAAAATTTGCTCTCAGGCTTCACTCCCCTCGACAACCTGTTAAAAGAATGGGATTACCAACCCATCGGAAAACCTTGGCAACAAGTTGAATACAATCCCCAAATCCATCAACCAGATACCGGAGATATTCAACAAGGAGAAAAAGTTTACATCCGTTTTATAGGATATCAACATCAAGGTAACATCCTTTCCCCCGCTAAAGTTAGTCGTACACTTCCAGGTGGAAGACAAGGAGACAAGGAAAAATAAATCTCAGCGTTCCTTTGCGTTTCCCTCCGTATTCCTCTGCGTTAAAAAATATAACTCCTAATTCCTAACTCCTCACTCTTCACTGATAACTGTTCACTGCTCACTGCTCACTGATTTATGATTGTCATCGATTTCGGAACCAGCAATACCATTGTTTGTACCACCGACACTATTACTCAACAACCGCGTACACTAAAATTCGACTTTCTTTCACGTCGCTTTAACGAGGTAAGCGTGATTCCTTCGCAAGTATTCGTCAAATCGCCAAATAATTTGATTTTTGGCGAACCTGTACGCTCTCAAAGATTGAGTTTTAGTCAACCACAGCGGTATTTTCAAGCATTTAAACGGGATTTAGCGGCGGATTTTGTTCCCCCTCCCCGCGTTTTGGATGATGTTAATTACAGTGCTGAAGCGATATCGGAACTGTTTTTAAAAGAAATTTGGAGTCACGTAAAACAACAATTGGAACCCAGTCGAGTTATTTTTACCGTTCCCGTGGGTGCTTTTGAACGATATTTGCATTGGTTTAACGGTTTGGGTGAAAAGCTGGATATTCCCCAATTGCAAATCGTTGATGAATCCACAGCAGCAGCTTTGGGTTATGCTGTCAAACGCCCCGGCAGCTTGGTTTTGGTGGTGGATTTCGGTGGTGGAACTTTGGATTTAAGTTTAGTTCGTACCGTCAAAAGTAATTCTCAATCTTCATCTGTACGTGCGGAAGTAATTGCGAAATCTGATGCTTTTGTCGGTGGAATTGATATTGATAATTGGATTGTAGAAGATTATCTGAGAAAAACAAATTCGAGTCGGGAAGAAGTGGGGGAAGTTGGCTATCAGAATTTGTTGGAAATTGCCGAAAGATTGAAAATGAAGCTTTCCACGGATAATGAAGCGAAGGAATCCTGGTTTGACGATGAGAATTTTATGTCTCACGAATTGCAGTTAAACTCGGATGAATTAGCGGATATTTTAGAAAATCGTCAGTTATTAGAGCAACTGCGACAGACATTAGATGAAGTGTTGGCGATCGCCTTGAGTAAAGGAATCGGCAAAGCGGATATAGAAAAGGTTTTATTAGTGGGAGGTAGCTGTCAAATTCAAGCAGTACAGCAATTGATTATTTCTTATTTTGGCAGACAGAAAGTTAAATTAGACAAACCGTTTGAAGCAGTAGCTCACGGTGGTTTGGCTTTAAACGAAATGGTAGAAATCGACGATTATTTGCGTCATAGCTATGCAATTCGGTTGTGGGAACCCCATAGTAAAAAATATTCCTACATGACATTGATTGAAAAGGGAACGAATTATTTAGGGGATAACGATAAAAAAGCCAGAATTGACGAACCATTGATATTACAAGCAGCCATAGAAGGACAAAAAGAGATTCGTTTGGATATTGGTGAAATTGCGGAAATGTCCCAAGCTGAAGTTACTTATGATGCCCAAGGAAGAATGACAAGCAGTCATTTAGTGAAACAGGAAACCTATCGTTCTTTAGATACTCAACATCAACAAGTTTGTATCGCCCATTTAGAGCCACCCGGAGAATTGGGAATCGATAGAGTTTCCGTAAAATTTGGCGTTAACGAGCAGAGGATGTTGGTTGCTACCGTGAAGGATTTATTGACAGGGAAAGCGTTGGTAGTGAGAGAGGCGATCGCTAAATTGAAATGATTTGAATTTTCAATATAAATACTAGAAAATAAATCAAAGTTTGAAAATAAATCACTAAATTATAACCGTGAAAATCCTAGTCCTATTTATAGGACTTTCGCTATTAGCCTGGGGTTTGCAACCCCAGGTGGATGTGAACCCAGTCGAATAATTTGTAATAATTTAAACTTTGTAATTTTATTAAACTGCAGAGACGCGGAGAGCGCTGAGATAAGAGATTTAAGAGAATTTTTTTAATAAAGAGGTAAATATTATGTCGGAGAATCAACCTAGACAATATGATGCAGTGCTTGGTGGTGGGAGTCAAGCGCCGGTTGATGGTGTGGTTTTGGGTGGGATTGAAGGTGTTAAAAGACGTTGGGAAACAGCGAATATTCAACAGAAGATTGTTGCACTTTCAGAAGCATTGAAATATGGGGATGCTGGTTTAGATTTTGTGATTCAAATTTGGCAAAATGAATTAGGACAAATTAGTTATGTTGCTTATTCATTATTACGTCAGAAAGAAGAAGCAAAAGTTAAACAAGTTTTGCAAGAATATAATCCTTGGTTAAAGATAGGATGTGTTCATACTTTGCAAGATATTAACACTAGATGTATCGCTATTCATTCAAATGGAAAAGTATTTTTTGATGGCTCAAACTCGATAAATACTTTTGATTTACATACAGGGGAAGTTGAAGCAACTTCTATGAGTTATGTAAGCTTCGGAAATATTTTGATAAGCCCAATTAAAAAAAATATTATTACTAGGGGTGGTACATCTTGCTTCGATAGTGGAATCAAAATATGGGATTCGCAAACTAACGAGCGTCTATTATTTTTAGATGAAAATTCAGAAAATGTCTTTTCCTTAGCAATAAGTCCAGATGAAAGTAAACTTTTTTGTGGTGTTAATTATCCAGGTACTGGAATTAGTGTCTGGAATCTAGAAACAGCTAAATATATTAAAACACTTCCCGGACATTCTAATCATGCAGTTCAAGCATTAGCAATTACTCCAGATGGAGAAACTATTATTAGTGGTGCGAATGACGGCAATGTTAAGGCTTTGAATGTAGAAACGGGTAAATTAATATTTTCATTAAAAAAACAAAGACATTCTAAAGGTGTTGAGTCAGTAGCTATTAGCCCAGATGGAAGAACAATAGTTAGCGGTAGTAAAGACAAAACAATCAAAGTTTGTAATTTAGAAAATAAAAAAATTATAAATACATTAGAAGGGCATAAAGGTTGGGTTTACTGTGTTGCTATCAGCCCTGACGGAAGCACTATTGTTAGTTGTAGCAGAGACAAAACAATTAGAATATGGGATTTGTATACAGGAGAATGTATACGTATTCTTGAAGGACATACAGATTGGGTTTATTGTATAGCAATTAGTCCCGATGGTAAAACTCTCGTTAGCTGTAGTAGAGATAAAACAGTTAAAATCTGGGGTTAAAAATATTAAAATAATTATCCCAAAAAATCAACTCACCGCAAAACCCGTATACTGTCGCAACTTAGGATGGCGAAACCCTAAAATAATATCTTCTTTCGGAATACCTGCTTCCATTAAATCGGTTGCGACTCCTTCTTCAGTATCATCGAACTGAATCCAAATTTTATTATCAATTAAATCCAAATGAATGGGTGTTGTATGTAAATACTTGTCCCCATTCCAACCAATATCTAATATTTAATAGCGCCCGTTTTCGTCGTCAAATACCACTTGAGAATCATAATTTTCGGGAATCGAAGCACGATATTCACCTT comes from Rivularia sp. PCC 7116 and encodes:
- a CDS encoding helix-turn-helix transcriptional regulator yields the protein MTIVYTSLIFIFILVATVAFLRFLLARIYATGNRNDELLLQLMRENKILNWNQLQQKSGLSNSAMWKLRDSDGTSLTLEQLKTTANALNMPLGNFLYKLGILPPHPELESKRRECLQLQQQIEKLNQEKETLRKDGLRLHSELQQQQLELTQEFRKSTFEKLQTLLVNYPSIHQMVNVKPELPAKNLLSGFTPLDNLLKEWDYQPIGKPWQQVEYNPQIHQPDTGDIQQGEKVYIRFIGYQHQGNILSPAKVSRTLPGGRQGDKEK
- a CDS encoding Hsp70 family protein, whose product is MIVIDFGTSNTIVCTTDTITQQPRTLKFDFLSRRFNEVSVIPSQVFVKSPNNLIFGEPVRSQRLSFSQPQRYFQAFKRDLAADFVPPPRVLDDVNYSAEAISELFLKEIWSHVKQQLEPSRVIFTVPVGAFERYLHWFNGLGEKLDIPQLQIVDESTAAALGYAVKRPGSLVLVVDFGGGTLDLSLVRTVKSNSQSSSVRAEVIAKSDAFVGGIDIDNWIVEDYLRKTNSSREEVGEVGYQNLLEIAERLKMKLSTDNEAKESWFDDENFMSHELQLNSDELADILENRQLLEQLRQTLDEVLAIALSKGIGKADIEKVLLVGGSCQIQAVQQLIISYFGRQKVKLDKPFEAVAHGGLALNEMVEIDDYLRHSYAIRLWEPHSKKYSYMTLIEKGTNYLGDNDKKARIDEPLILQAAIEGQKEIRLDIGEIAEMSQAEVTYDAQGRMTSSHLVKQETYRSLDTQHQQVCIAHLEPPGELGIDRVSVKFGVNEQRMLVATVKDLLTGKALVVREAIAKLK
- a CDS encoding WD40 repeat domain-containing protein, translated to MSENQPRQYDAVLGGGSQAPVDGVVLGGIEGVKRRWETANIQQKIVALSEALKYGDAGLDFVIQIWQNELGQISYVAYSLLRQKEEAKVKQVLQEYNPWLKIGCVHTLQDINTRCIAIHSNGKVFFDGSNSINTFDLHTGEVEATSMSYVSFGNILISPIKKNIITRGGTSCFDSGIKIWDSQTNERLLFLDENSENVFSLAISPDESKLFCGVNYPGTGISVWNLETAKYIKTLPGHSNHAVQALAITPDGETIISGANDGNVKALNVETGKLIFSLKKQRHSKGVESVAISPDGRTIVSGSKDKTIKVCNLENKKIINTLEGHKGWVYCVAISPDGSTIVSCSRDKTIRIWDLYTGECIRILEGHTDWVYCIAISPDGKTLVSCSRDKTVKIWG
- a CDS encoding DUF2997 domain-containing protein, whose protein sequence is MAEYRRVEYRIGKDGKITETVIGASGAGCTETTSGIEDALGKVESQELLPEYYEGEENITSTENQSLKNKNG